One genomic region from uncultured Subdoligranulum sp. encodes:
- a CDS encoding recombinase family protein: protein MLYGNPQNYAWFRARVVLYIRVSTDEQARHGYSLGAQREALHEFCDTFQCQIVAEYSDDGVSARKEMRRRPGLLRVLDVVKSGGVDYVLFIKLDRWFRSVREYYRVQDILDAAGCGWKAILEDYDTSTTNGRLNLNIRLSVAQDESDRTADRIKFVFSERVKNGGAIYGTRSLPFGLETKDHRVQVIEDKADVVRGMFDHYESTTSTRDTRFWLRDRFGVDLPYNTIRNMLHNSLYCGEYRGNRSYCQPIISPEQFRRVQEILARQSAGHTRQSVHQYVFTGLLRCPVCGCTLKAYPQKDYKFNRVYLRYRCSQHWTDHRCTWKSTPWEPRLEDWLLDHIQPQLDAYLARFDVQEEKRRRASVDVGAIQRKLSRLQDLYVDGMISRASYDEKYQALISQQEAAQEAQLSATAARDLEPLRQLLAGDFRSIYSTLSPSERHTLWASVIDHIVVKCAGYGQFDLDVVFLP, encoded by the coding sequence ATGTTATACGGAAACCCACAAAATTATGCCTGGTTCCGCGCCCGCGTCGTCCTGTATATTCGCGTTTCCACGGATGAACAGGCGCGGCATGGCTACAGCCTCGGTGCGCAGCGTGAGGCGCTGCACGAATTTTGCGACACCTTCCAGTGCCAGATCGTTGCAGAATACAGCGACGACGGCGTGAGCGCCCGCAAGGAAATGCGCCGCCGCCCTGGCTTGCTGCGTGTTCTGGACGTTGTGAAATCCGGCGGCGTTGACTATGTCCTTTTCATCAAGCTGGACCGCTGGTTCCGCAGTGTCCGGGAATATTACCGCGTGCAGGATATTCTCGACGCCGCCGGGTGCGGCTGGAAAGCGATCCTGGAGGACTACGACACCAGCACCACAAACGGACGCCTAAATCTAAATATCCGCCTTTCTGTTGCCCAGGACGAAAGCGACAGAACGGCGGACCGTATCAAGTTTGTATTTTCCGAACGTGTCAAAAACGGCGGCGCGATCTATGGCACCCGCTCTCTTCCTTTCGGGCTTGAAACAAAGGATCACCGCGTCCAGGTCATAGAGGACAAGGCCGACGTGGTGCGCGGTATGTTTGACCACTACGAAAGCACCACCAGCACGCGGGATACCCGCTTTTGGCTGCGGGATCGTTTCGGCGTCGATCTTCCCTATAATACAATCCGTAATATGCTGCATAACAGTCTATACTGTGGGGAATATCGCGGCAACAGGTCATACTGTCAGCCCATCATATCCCCGGAACAGTTCCGCCGGGTCCAGGAAATTCTGGCAAGGCAGTCCGCCGGTCACACAAGGCAAAGCGTTCACCAGTATGTTTTTACCGGGCTGCTTCGTTGCCCCGTGTGCGGTTGCACCCTCAAAGCCTACCCTCAAAAAGATTATAAATTTAATCGCGTGTATCTCCGCTACCGTTGCAGCCAGCACTGGACCGACCACCGCTGCACGTGGAAGTCTACCCCCTGGGAGCCTCGCCTGGAGGATTGGCTGCTGGATCACATCCAGCCGCAGCTCGACGCCTACCTGGCCCGGTTCGATGTCCAGGAGGAAAAGCGGCGGCGGGCGTCTGTTGACGTTGGCGCGATCCAGCGCAAGCTGTCCAGGCTGCAGGACCTCTATGTGGACGGCATGATCAGCCGGGCGTCGTACGATGAAAAATACCAGGCTCTGATCTCCCAGCAGGAGGCCGCCCAGGAAGCGCAGCTTTCAGCGACAGCCGCGCGCGATCTGGAGCCGCTGCGGCAGCTTCTCGCCGGTGACTTCCGCAGCATCTACAGTACCCTGTCCCCTTCCGAACGGCACACGCTGTGGGCCTCCGTTATAGATCACATTGTGGTAAAGTGCGCCGGGTACGGCCAGTTTGACCTCGACGTTGTTTTTTTACCGTAA
- a CDS encoding ATP-binding protein, producing MEYDELAARQGGESSAAVRARVIASRTLQQERYWDLPGVRCNAQLPGSALRRYCPMTPAAETILRGAFERLGYSARAYDRILRVARTAADLDGSEVLDTAHLSEALQYRSLDRKFNF from the coding sequence GTGGAATACGATGAACTGGCTGCCCGGCAGGGCGGCGAATCCAGCGCGGCGGTGCGTGCCCGGGTGATCGCATCCCGCACTTTGCAGCAGGAGCGCTACTGGGACCTGCCCGGTGTACGCTGCAACGCCCAGCTGCCCGGAAGCGCACTGCGCCGGTATTGCCCCATGACCCCCGCGGCAGAAACGATTCTGCGCGGTGCCTTTGAGCGGCTGGGGTACAGCGCCCGGGCCTACGACCGCATTCTCCGGGTAGCCCGTACGGCTGCCGACCTGGATGGCAGCGAGGTACTGGACACCGCTCACCTTTCCGAAGCGCTGCAGTATCGCAGCCTTGACCGCAAATTCAATTTCTGA
- a CDS encoding DUF4340 domain-containing protein has translation MNRKKMMPLLLLAAGVVVLAVLLVLLQWSQSREQQAEIPLCDFSVDAIDQVSYRDDSVEETLIRQGDGDWVLQDDPTLPLDQEVTGSLIEKFATLTATRQLQPEELAEIPARSDTPLMEFSITSGENTRTLTVDLANDVADIYYVYDENDTVYTVTQTNLAGLCKDPKDLYKAQTLTDKTIDDVAAMQVGDLGFTQTDGTWTLTDDPDYDLDQDAVKKMANTVCGVKTDWTITAPQADSAYGLDTPDVTVTATFTDGSELTVRFGNLADADTTLCYLASSGAPDLVYEASADYKNAFAVTRESLQATEATAESAAEEDTIVAEHPVGGKDDYADADQEE, from the coding sequence GTGAATCGGAAAAAAATGATGCCGCTGCTGCTGTTGGCGGCGGGGGTGGTGGTACTGGCTGTACTGCTGGTATTGCTGCAATGGTCCCAGAGCAGGGAACAGCAGGCAGAGATCCCGCTGTGTGATTTTTCTGTGGATGCCATCGATCAGGTTTCCTACCGCGATGACAGCGTGGAAGAAACGCTGATCCGGCAGGGCGACGGGGACTGGGTATTGCAGGATGATCCCACTCTGCCGCTGGACCAGGAGGTGACCGGGTCCCTGATCGAAAAGTTCGCCACTCTCACCGCAACGCGTCAGCTTCAGCCGGAGGAACTGGCCGAGATCCCGGCGCGCAGCGATACACCGCTGATGGAGTTTTCCATCACCAGCGGGGAAAATACACGCACCCTCACGGTGGATCTGGCCAACGATGTGGCGGATATCTATTACGTCTATGATGAAAACGATACGGTATATACCGTGACGCAGACCAATCTGGCAGGGCTCTGCAAGGATCCTAAGGATCTCTATAAAGCGCAGACGCTGACCGACAAGACGATAGACGATGTGGCTGCCATGCAGGTGGGCGATCTCGGCTTTACCCAGACGGACGGAACCTGGACGCTGACCGATGATCCCGACTACGACCTCGATCAGGATGCCGTGAAGAAAATGGCCAACACGGTCTGTGGTGTGAAGACGGACTGGACCATCACTGCGCCCCAGGCGGACAGTGCCTATGGCCTGGACACGCCGGACGTGACGGTGACTGCGACCTTTACGGATGGCTCCGAACTGACCGTCCGGTTCGGAAATCTGGCGGACGCTGATACGACGCTGTGCTATCTTGCCTCCAGCGGCGCGCCGGACCTGGTGTATGAAGCCAGCGCCGACTACAAGAATGCCTTTGCTGTGACGCGGGAAAGCTTGCAGGCTACCGAAGCCACCGCCGAATCGGCGGCGGAAGAGGATACCATTGTGGCGGAACATCCGGTGGGCGGTAAGGACGACTACGCGGACGCCGACCAGGAAGAATAA
- a CDS encoding ABC transporter permease, with amino-acid sequence MAAIFKRETRAYFTGMIGYVTAAVSLFFLGLYFTNRNLMYASSDFASVLYTTTMILLFLLPAISMRSFAEERRNKTDQLLLTSPVSIPAIVLGKFLAEFAVFAAPMVVAIFMPLILLAFGNVSLVSAYSALLAYLLLGAACLSIGTWISALTENQIIAYLATFGALIVTYLMNGIQTMFTSGNLLALIVFLVMLLIASILVGVLCKSLTTGCAVFCTGGVVLAVLFVVRPTWLLSAFDSVLSALALFEPFNDVVGGMFSIPAIVYYLSVIALFLFLTGQALERRRWN; translated from the coding sequence ATGGCGGCAATCTTCAAGCGGGAGACCCGGGCCTATTTTACCGGCATGATCGGCTATGTGACGGCCGCGGTCAGCCTGTTTTTCCTCGGGTTGTATTTTACCAACCGCAACCTGATGTATGCGTCCTCGGATTTTGCGTCGGTATTGTATACCACCACCATGATCCTCCTGTTCCTGCTGCCGGCCATCAGCATGCGCAGCTTTGCCGAGGAACGGCGCAACAAAACCGACCAGCTCCTGCTGACAAGCCCGGTCAGTATCCCTGCCATCGTGCTGGGCAAATTCCTCGCAGAGTTTGCGGTATTCGCGGCGCCCATGGTGGTGGCGATTTTTATGCCGCTGATCCTGCTGGCATTCGGGAATGTCTCTCTGGTATCTGCATACAGCGCGCTGCTGGCCTACCTTTTGCTGGGGGCGGCCTGCCTGTCCATCGGCACCTGGATTTCCGCCCTGACGGAAAACCAGATCATTGCCTATCTGGCCACGTTTGGCGCCCTCATTGTGACCTATCTGATGAACGGTATCCAGACCATGTTCACCAGCGGCAACCTGCTGGCGTTGATCGTGTTTCTCGTGATGCTGCTGATCGCCTCCATCCTGGTGGGGGTACTCTGCAAAAGCCTGACGACGGGCTGTGCGGTCTTCTGCACGGGTGGTGTGGTACTGGCGGTACTGTTTGTGGTGCGGCCCACCTGGCTGCTTTCCGCCTTTGACAGTGTGCTCTCCGCGCTGGCGCTGTTTGAGCCTTTCAACGACGTTGTGGGCGGCATGTTCAGCATTCCGGCGATTGTCTACTATCTGTCGGTCATCGCGCTGTTCCTGTTCCTGACGGGACAGGCGCTCGAGCGCCGCCGCTGGAACTGA
- a CDS encoding glycoside hydrolase family 3 N-terminal domain-containing protein: MRRRKRRLGAVLFAVLWSLCACKAESAPSSAAPSPQPVTSEATEKTPADEPLLSRMTLRQKVGQLFMVRPDALDFSLPQAEIDDDKAEGVQSLTEEMRHTLEEYPVGGICQFGKNIRDPQQITDFNAALQQASEIPLLISVDEEGGRVARLANQPVFDLPQYESALSVGNTGNDAAALEMGQTIGAYLKLYGFNMDFAPVADVWTNPDNTVIGARAFSKEPEAAANMAWAMARGLQSEGILPTFKHFPGHGDTAQDSHSGLATTEKTRTEMMRCEFLPFLPAEGQTTEAPRAIMVGHIAAPAMGTGDTPASLSKTMVTDLLRGELLAGEDALLVTDSLAMGAITEQYEPGEAAVQAFLAGNDLLLMPAGLEEAFDAVLGAVQNGTIPEERLEESVARILRFKEHYAGLNAAA, from the coding sequence ATGCGCAGGAGAAAGCGGCGACTGGGTGCAGTATTGTTCGCAGTTCTATGGTCGTTGTGTGCCTGCAAGGCGGAATCGGCACCGTCCTCCGCCGCGCCGTCACCCCAGCCAGTGACTTCAGAAGCCACGGAGAAAACGCCTGCCGATGAACCGCTGCTTTCCCGGATGACATTGCGCCAGAAGGTGGGGCAGCTTTTTATGGTGCGCCCGGACGCGCTGGATTTCAGCCTGCCGCAGGCGGAAATAGACGATGACAAGGCGGAAGGCGTACAGTCGCTGACGGAGGAAATGCGCCATACGCTGGAAGAATACCCGGTGGGAGGCATCTGTCAGTTCGGCAAGAATATCCGGGATCCGCAGCAGATCACGGATTTCAATGCCGCCTTGCAGCAGGCCAGTGAAATTCCGTTGCTGATTTCTGTGGATGAGGAGGGCGGCCGGGTGGCACGTCTTGCCAACCAGCCGGTGTTTGATCTTCCACAATATGAAAGTGCGCTGTCGGTGGGAAACACCGGCAATGATGCAGCGGCGCTGGAAATGGGGCAGACCATCGGCGCCTATCTGAAATTATATGGTTTCAACATGGATTTTGCCCCGGTGGCGGATGTCTGGACCAATCCGGACAATACGGTGATCGGTGCGCGGGCGTTCTCAAAGGAACCCGAGGCGGCTGCCAATATGGCCTGGGCCATGGCACGGGGATTGCAGTCGGAAGGTATTCTGCCCACCTTCAAGCATTTCCCGGGACATGGCGATACGGCACAGGACAGCCACAGCGGTCTGGCAACTACGGAAAAGACCCGCACGGAGATGATGCGGTGTGAATTCCTGCCGTTCCTCCCGGCGGAGGGACAGACAACCGAAGCACCCCGTGCCATCATGGTGGGACATATTGCGGCCCCGGCAATGGGCACAGGCGATACGCCGGCTTCGCTTTCCAAAACCATGGTCACGGATCTTCTCCGGGGTGAATTGCTGGCAGGGGAGGATGCACTGCTTGTCACCGATTCCCTTGCCATGGGTGCCATCACGGAACAGTATGAACCAGGGGAGGCGGCCGTGCAGGCATTCCTCGCGGGCAATGACCTGCTTCTGATGCCGGCCGGACTGGAGGAAGCGTTTGATGCGGTACTCGGGGCGGTGCAGAACGGCACCATCCCGGAGGAGCGCCTGGAGGAGAGCGTGGCGCGGATTCTGCGTTTTAAAGAACACTATGCGGGGCTGAACGCTGCCGCTTGA
- a CDS encoding Gldg family protein — MNWKIHWKNLHGSKKTFRNGLYASVLAVVLLAALILLNLVVRALPSKYTQYDISTSSLFTLSETSTNLLHELQTDVTAYYLAISGQEDSNITRLLDRYADESSHFTWEQRDPVLYPTFAETYDGASTGCVVLTTADNYDVVSYNDMYPMDMDAYYNYGTYQYTFDAENCLTAGIAKVIRTTSYKMYQLTGHGETSLESDFTDTLGNAGVAVEELNLTTAGSIPADADELVINAPLADVTEAEAAMLTSYVQGGGKLLVVTDFTINTPQLDTVMAACGMTRQAGLLVESNADNYPYGYPQTYLMPNINSCEMLAGMTSGMRVYMPIAQGIVQSEDSEYVLTTLLSTSDAAYSLLDYANAETVEKSDDDPEGSFAVAVAAENSSTGARVVWINCPNALLSATNQSVSGGNAQMLGSLANWFNGEQTTAVISSKSLSAESLTVPNGAMIGLGLVFIFVLPLVSLIAGVVICLIRRRR, encoded by the coding sequence ATGAATTGGAAAATCCATTGGAAGAACCTGCACGGCAGCAAAAAAACATTCCGCAACGGTTTGTATGCATCGGTGCTGGCGGTGGTGCTGCTGGCGGCGCTGATCCTGCTCAATCTGGTGGTGCGGGCGCTGCCCAGCAAGTACACCCAGTACGATATATCCACCAGTTCGCTGTTTACCCTCAGCGAGACAAGTACCAACCTGCTCCATGAACTGCAGACCGATGTGACAGCCTATTACCTTGCCATTTCGGGGCAGGAGGACAGCAACATTACCCGGCTGCTGGACCGCTACGCCGACGAAAGCAGCCATTTTACCTGGGAGCAGCGGGACCCGGTGCTCTATCCCACCTTTGCGGAAACGTACGACGGGGCGTCCACCGGCTGTGTGGTGCTCACCACGGCGGACAACTATGATGTGGTCAGCTACAACGACATGTACCCCATGGACATGGACGCCTACTACAATTACGGCACCTACCAATACACGTTTGACGCGGAAAACTGCCTGACCGCAGGCATTGCCAAGGTGATCCGCACCACCAGTTACAAGATGTACCAGCTGACCGGGCACGGGGAAACCTCGCTGGAAAGCGACTTTACCGATACGTTGGGCAATGCCGGCGTGGCGGTGGAAGAGCTCAATCTGACCACGGCCGGTTCCATCCCGGCGGATGCCGACGAACTGGTGATCAATGCCCCGCTGGCCGATGTGACCGAGGCGGAGGCAGCCATGCTGACCTCCTATGTGCAGGGCGGCGGCAAGCTGCTGGTGGTCACCGACTTTACCATCAATACGCCGCAGCTGGATACCGTGATGGCGGCCTGCGGCATGACCCGCCAGGCAGGCCTGCTGGTGGAGAGCAATGCGGACAACTATCCCTACGGGTATCCGCAGACCTATCTGATGCCCAACATCAACAGCTGTGAGATGCTGGCCGGCATGACGAGCGGTATGCGGGTGTATATGCCCATCGCCCAGGGCATTGTGCAGAGCGAGGACAGCGAATATGTGCTGACCACGCTGCTTTCCACCAGTGATGCAGCCTATTCGCTGCTGGACTATGCCAATGCCGAGACGGTGGAAAAATCCGACGACGACCCGGAGGGCAGTTTCGCCGTGGCGGTGGCAGCGGAAAATTCCTCCACCGGCGCGCGTGTGGTCTGGATCAACTGCCCCAATGCACTGCTCTCCGCCACGAACCAGAGCGTTTCGGGCGGCAATGCCCAGATGCTGGGCAGTCTGGCCAACTGGTTCAACGGGGAACAGACTACGGCGGTGATCAGCAGCAAGAGCCTGAGCGCCGAAAGCCTGACTGTGCCCAACGGGGCCATGATCGGACTGGGGCTGGTGTTTATCTTTGTGCTGCCCCTTGTCAGCCTGATTGCAGGCGTCGTGATCTGCCTGATCCGTCGCCGCCGATAA
- a CDS encoding ABC transporter ATP-binding protein has translation MTHLTKRYGKHTAVDDISFTVEDGCIYGLLGPNGAGKSTTMNILTGYLSASDGTVKIDGHDIVEDAAAAKACIGYLPEQPPLYQDMTVTEYLLFVAELKGVRKKAERRASVEKVCARTGLQGMEARLIRNLSKGYRQRVGIAAALLGSPKIIILDEPTVGLDPAQMIEIRSLIHDLGKTHTVILSSHILSEVQTVCDRVLIIAQGKLIAQGTPEELAGKLAAKGSISATAQGSREAVLAAAATVPGLSNLRVTAEKGGEVSFTAVSEAGTDLRGALSLALARANCPVLNLSAESMSLEDVFLQLTEHPEEKEEA, from the coding sequence GTGACTCATCTGACAAAGCGTTACGGAAAGCATACCGCCGTGGATGATATCAGCTTCACCGTGGAGGACGGCTGCATCTATGGATTGCTGGGCCCCAACGGTGCGGGCAAATCCACGACGATGAATATTCTCACAGGCTATCTGTCCGCTTCGGACGGCACGGTGAAAATTGACGGTCATGATATTGTGGAGGACGCGGCTGCGGCCAAGGCCTGCATCGGGTATCTGCCGGAGCAGCCGCCCCTGTATCAGGACATGACGGTGACCGAGTATCTGCTCTTTGTGGCGGAACTGAAGGGCGTCCGCAAGAAGGCGGAGCGGCGCGCCAGCGTGGAAAAAGTCTGCGCCCGGACCGGGCTGCAGGGGATGGAGGCGCGGCTGATCCGCAATCTGTCCAAAGGATACCGCCAGCGGGTTGGCATTGCCGCGGCGCTGCTGGGCTCACCGAAGATCATCATTCTGGATGAGCCCACGGTGGGCTTGGACCCTGCCCAGATGATCGAGATCCGTTCGCTGATCCATGATCTGGGCAAAACCCACACGGTGATCCTGTCCAGCCATATCTTGAGCGAAGTGCAGACGGTCTGTGACCGGGTGCTGATCATTGCCCAGGGCAAACTGATCGCCCAGGGCACGCCGGAGGAACTGGCCGGCAAGCTGGCGGCAAAAGGCAGCATTTCGGCCACGGCCCAGGGCAGCCGGGAAGCAGTGCTGGCAGCGGCCGCCACCGTCCCGGGATTGAGCAATCTTCGGGTTACTGCAGAAAAGGGCGGGGAAGTCAGCTTTACGGCAGTCAGCGAGGCGGGAACCGATCTGCGCGGGGCCCTGTCGCTGGCGCTGGCCAGGGCCAACTGCCCGGTGCTGAACCTGAGCGCCGAGAGCATGAGCCTGGAGGACGTGTTCCTGCAGCTGACGGAACATCCCGAAGAAAAGGAGGAAGCGTAA
- a CDS encoding glycosyltransferase family 1 protein has product MEQVVWAVDGSFFGQRISGIQRYSIELLSALDAIVPAGMVEVVTPPDVRAPVYENIKTVTFGTRKGLAWQQRDYPAYLRQRGAKGLATCNVIPVFGFRGIAVVHDVCYRARPDFYTDLRGRLSAAWHRFQYRRIAAAAEHIITVSEFSKSEIVRYYGVQPERISVVYNAWQQMQRIAPDEGIFAKSPRLRRGEYYFSMANLLKNKNFPWVLRAARNKPDAVFAIAGGGSLEAEAKRLELANLPNVVYLGYVSDGEAKALMHHCKAFLFPTLYEGFGIPPLEAVACGAPRIYVSDTPCMREIYGDCAGYIDLKTNRGYVDDVAPPRQDAAQLLARYSWRKSARALLDILQQQS; this is encoded by the coding sequence ATGGAACAAGTGGTATGGGCTGTGGACGGCTCTTTCTTCGGACAGCGTATTTCAGGCATTCAGCGCTATTCCATCGAGTTGCTTTCGGCGCTGGATGCCATCGTGCCGGCCGGCATGGTGGAGGTGGTCACGCCGCCCGATGTGCGTGCCCCGGTGTATGAAAACATCAAAACCGTCACATTCGGCACCCGGAAAGGTCTCGCATGGCAGCAGCGGGATTACCCCGCATATCTGCGGCAGCGCGGCGCGAAAGGTCTGGCCACCTGCAACGTGATCCCCGTGTTTGGATTCCGGGGCATTGCGGTGGTGCATGACGTATGCTACCGGGCGCGGCCGGATTTCTATACCGACCTGCGGGGCAGACTCAGCGCTGCCTGGCACCGGTTCCAGTACCGGCGCATTGCGGCCGCGGCGGAGCATATCATTACCGTGTCGGAATTCTCCAAAAGTGAGATCGTCCGCTATTATGGTGTGCAGCCGGAGCGGATCTCGGTGGTTTACAACGCCTGGCAGCAGATGCAGCGCATCGCCCCCGACGAAGGAATCTTCGCGAAATCGCCCCGCCTGCGCCGCGGCGAATACTACTTCAGCATGGCAAATCTGCTCAAGAATAAAAACTTCCCCTGGGTGCTGCGGGCAGCCCGCAACAAACCCGATGCGGTGTTTGCCATCGCGGGCGGCGGCAGCCTGGAGGCGGAAGCCAAACGTCTGGAGCTGGCAAACCTGCCCAATGTGGTGTACCTCGGGTATGTCTCGGACGGGGAGGCCAAGGCGCTGATGCACCACTGCAAGGCCTTCCTGTTCCCCACGTTGTATGAGGGATTCGGCATTCCGCCGCTGGAGGCTGTGGCCTGCGGTGCGCCGCGTATCTATGTCAGCGACACACCGTGCATGCGGGAAATCTACGGCGATTGCGCCGGATATATTGATCTGAAAACCAACCGCGGCTACGTGGACGATGTCGCACCTCCCAGGCAGGATGCCGCCCAGCTGCTGGCCCGGTACAGCTGGCGCAAAAGCGCCCGGGCTCTGTTGGATATCCTGCAGCAGCAATCATAA